One Algoriphagus sp. Y33 genomic window, GAAACTTCCCAAAAAGGCATTAAATCACATAAAAAATAGTGCTGCCCGTTTAAATTCATATATTCATTTATTCAAGACGGGACAAATAGACGTTTTTGCGGACAAAGCATCATGGAATTCTCCAAATGCTTTCGGCATGACTTAAACTGCAAAAAAACTCCTAGTGGTGTGAAGGGCAGTCGGGCCGTAACTGAAAAAAATGCTGACCTCACATTAAGTGGATCTACAGAGGTTAGTTTGGGACATGCACTAAGTACAGTGGCACTGAATCTTTCCAAATTGATGCGCTGTTTCCCATAACAGCTTTACAAAAATGTCTATAGAAATTATTATTAACAGGATTTAGCTCATTTTATTTTCATGAAATCGCTACATAATTACTTTAATAGATATACTTCAACTTTAATTTCAGATAGTGAATTTGAATATATTCTTAGTCATTTTATATATAAAAAGTTAAAAAGAAGACAGCATTTGTTTTTACAAGGTGAGATTTTTCAGAATATGGCCTTTATAGTGAAAGGTGCTATGCGTAAATATTTTATAGATGAAAAAGGTATAGATCATGTCGTAGATTTATATATAGAAAATTGGTGGGCGGGTGATCGGGAAAGTTTCGTTACATCTGTACCTAGTATGTACAATATAGATGCTTGGGAAGACTGTGAACTGCTTCTTATTTCAAGGGAAAACACATTAAAATTATGTAGGGAATGTCCGGTTTTCAATGAGTTTATATTGAAACTTGATGAGCGAAACAATATTGCTGCACAGAAAAGAATAACCTCGTCGATTAGCCTTACCGCGGAAAATCGCTTTGCGGACTTCGTTGAGCGCCATCCCTATTTTATGCAGCGGTTCCCTCAGCATGTCATTGCCTCTTATCTTGGGATTTCAAAAGACACGCTCAGTCGAGTTCGTAAAAAATATCTTAATAAATAAGTCGTACTATCTTTTTAGTGTTTTTTTTCTTCGTTTTTGTCGACATTTATCATCGTTTTTTCTTTTCATTTGTTGCATTTTTGTTTAAAGTAATCAGAATTGATTCTGAGAATGACAAAAGCCCAAAACCTTGTTTTCTAGTAAGTTAGTTTGCTTGAGATAGATTAAACTTCTCTGTAGAATAGTATTATCTGAGAATCTCTTTCTGAGTTCCCTGAGAAGCCATGCATTGTAAGGGATTGCCGCAAAATTTTCAGTGAATACGCTAGGTGAAACAGTGGGCTTTGAACTTAAATTATTGAGAGTTTAATTATAAAATCCATGTTTTTTGATGAAGAAAATGAATAATTATAGAGATGAATTAAATGTCAAGGGGTTATTAATCGAAGAATTGCCCTATGAAGTAGTATGGGCAGATTGCAATGGTAATGTTGTTTATGCCAACGATAAGTGTTGTGACGTGTTGGGATACAGTAAAAATGAAATAACGAAGCTTACCATCTCAGATATTAACATTACGGTAACTCCTCAAAGTTGGGCTAACCATTGGAGGGAAGTTTGTGAAAAGGGAAGTGTTAATTTTACAGCGACACATACGAAAAAGGGAGGTAATTTTTATGCTGTTCAGGTTTTCGCACAGCATTTTATATACAATGATCAAGAGTTAATATGTGGGATTTGTAATGAAATATCAGAGTCTAGTTTTTATAAGAACCTGATTGATAACTCAGGAGAAATAGGAAGTGTAGGAGGTTGGGAATTAAACTTACAGGATGGAACTATTTTTGCTACAGCGAGTGCTTTAACTATTTTTAACACTGAAAATACTGATGATTTATCACCTGCAAATGTCATAGATTGGTTTGAAGATAGTGATAAACTTAAATCTTTATTTGAGCAGGTGACGAACAATGCAATCGCATTTGATGAAATTCTTGAAACTAAGGGCTTAGCCTCAAGGTATGTCCGGGCCATAGCAAAACCTATTTTAAAAGGTGCTAGGGTGTATAAAGTGTCAGGAATCTATCAGGATGTTACTGATATTAAGCAAAGCGAGAATGATTTATTACTTTATAAAAAGATAATTGATAATGTCCAGGATTTGATCTATGTCTATAACATCAAAGGAGAACTGTTGCACTATAGTGAATCATTGGTTGATAAACTCGGATTTAGTAAGAAGGAACTAGATCAGATGAATATGTTCGACTTGGATACCATGGTTACGGAGGAATTTTATGAAGCTCACTTTGAGAATGTTATTAAAACCGGTTTTCACCATTTTGAATGGTCCATCGAACGAAAGGATAGAACTCAATTTCCTGTAGATATAATTTCTAACCACTTAAGGTATAAAAATGAAGATTATATCTGTTCAGTTGTACGGGATACTACAGACAAGAAAAATCAAGAGATACGACTTAAATCCGCATTGGAAGAAATTAAATTATTAAAAGATCGCCTTGAAAGTGAGAATGAATATTTACAGGAGGAGCTCAGTAAAAAAAACAATTATCACAACATCATATATACTAGTGATTCATACCAAAAAGTACTTACGCAAGTAGATCAAGTAGCTTCCACAGATACAACAGTTCTAATCACGGGTGAATCCGGAACCGGAAAGGAATTGTTGGCTAGTGCCATTCATAGTAATAGTAAAAGAAAGAACCGTCCCCTTATCAAAATTAATTGTGCCACCTTGCCCAAAGAACTCATTGAAAGCGAATTATTTGGCCATAAGAAAGGGGCTTTTACAGGTGCTGTTGCCAATAAAATGGGGAAGTTTACACTTGCGGATGGTGGAACAATTTTTCTTGATGAAATTGGTGAACTGCCACTGGAACTTCAGCCAAAGCTGCTAAGAGTACTGCAAGAGGGTGAATATGATGAGCTAGGAGGTACTAAGACATTAAAAGTTGATGTACGCATAATCGCCGCAACAAATAGGGATTTAAAGGAAATGATGCGTCAGGGGCTTTTTAGGGAAGATCTCTATTATCGTTTAAATGTGTTCCCAATCTTTAACATTCCTTTGCGGGCACGAAAGGACGATATACCTTTACTAGCTCAGTTTTTCTTGGAAAAGTATGCTGCAAAAGCTGGAAAATACTTTAAGGGGGTGTCCACAAGAACCATTGACTGTTTGATGAAATACAACTTTCCCGGTAATATTAGAGAACTGGAAAATTTAATTGAACGGGCGGTGATCGTTGAGAATGGCCCCACATTGGGACCGGGTAGCTGGATACCCGAAAAGGAAAGTATTGCTTGTTCGGATGAGTTTCAAACATTTGAAGCAAAACAAAGAGATTATATTATTGAGGTCCTTAATTACACCAATTGGCGTGTAAGTGGGCCGGACGGTGCAGCTGCGATTTTGGAGATGAAAGATAAAACCCTATTTGCCAAAATGAAGAGATTAGGTATTGAGAAGAAGATTAGTTTGAGATCTTTAGGGGATTTTAGCAGTAATTAATAAAATGTTGATTCTGTTTTTTGAGAAATTCACATCTTAGCTAAAGGGAAACCCAGATCCCGGATCATGTGCTGTTACAAGGTTAACGGTTACGGTGAATACCCAGCCTTGCCATTTTTGCCTCTAACGTAGTTGGCTTTACATCCAGCAATTCAGCTGCTCCGCCTTTTCCGCGTATTCGGAAATTGGATATGTTTAATGCTTGCAAAATATTGTCTTTCTCAGCCTTCATATGGGGTTTTACTAGTTGCATAGAAGGGGGGGTACTTATAGTTAGGTCTGAATCAGAAGAAGTTTCGGATATTAACGGTTCTACCAATGAAATTACAGGCGAGGTAGCCATAATTGCCGCGCGCTCAAGTAAGTGTTCCAGTTCGCGTATGTTTCCCGGCCAGTGATAGTTAAGCATCTGCTGTTTCGTAGATTCAGAAATTCCGGTTAAACTTTTCCCTAGTTTCTTTGAGATCTTTTTCAGGAAATGCATGGCTAGTGGCATCAGGTCTTCATTACGTTCCCTTAAAGGAGGGAGTTTAACCGGGAATACATTAAGCCTGTAGTACAAATCGGAGCGGAAACGGCCTGCAGAAATCTCTGCTTGTAGGTTTCTGTTGGTAGCAGCAATAATCCTTACATCCAAAGAAATCGGGCCCTTACCCCCAAGCCGCTCAATTTCTCTTTCCTGTAACACCCTGAGCAATTTGGCCTGAAGTTCAATGGGCAACTCACCGATTTCGTCCAGAAAAATAGTGCCTCCGTGTGCCAATTCAAACTTTCCTATACGTTTTTCAGTGGCTCCGGTAAAACTACCCTTTTCATGCCCAAATAATTCGCTCTCAATAAGCTGAGGAGGCAAAGCTGCACAATTTACTTTAATTAACGTTTTGCCTTTGCGGGCAGATCTGTTATGCACTGCCCTGGCAATGAGTTCCTTTCCTGTGCCTGTTTCCCCCAGGATCAGTACGGTATAATCTGTAGGAGCTACTTGGCTGATACTTTTAAACACATTCACCAGCGCAGAACTTTCTCCGATCATTTCTTCAAAATTGGCTCCGGTTTTCACTTCCTCCTGTAGACACTTATTCTCTTGATCTAATTGCTCACTCAGGCGTTGAATTTGGTCAAAAGCCATCAAGCGATCTACCGTCAATGTAAGAGAAGGTCTTAAACGTTCAAGTAAATGGAGGTGCTCCTTTAGGTAGGCAGTAGACTGGCGGCTGAAAAAACAAAGAAAGAAAGTGCCGTTGGTCGCTGTTTTATGGGGCATAACCAAATTTGACTGCAAGCTGAAAGTTCCGGCAATCAGTTGTTTGAGAGGGTCACGGCGACATGCTTCTTCAAACGCTGCTCCATTAAAAATAGCTTCTGTGGTATCAGGCATCTGTGCCCGTATGGCCCTGTACTTTTCTATCGTTATACCGGTCATCTGTAGGAAATTTTCGGTCCGGATAGTCTGATACTCATCTTTACCCATACGGAAGAAGCTACAGGAGCGGTAGGCATCAACCATTTGATCTCTTTCCAAGCCTATAATAAAATAGTCAAATGGAACATGGTGCTGGAAAAGCCTGGCTACTTTCAATAAGCGAAGCTCCCACGGGTCGTTTCCTGAGAGTGCATCCGTTAAAGCAATCTGTAGTGCTTGCTCTTGCCTTACACGAACTTCAATACTATGCGCATGGCGGTAATGGGCTATTTCCAGAGCAACAAGCACGTCTTTTTCCCGGAAAGGCTTCACTATAAATCCATACGGTTGGGTGGTCTTAACTTCTTCTAGAATACTTGAATTTGTATTAGCCGACACATAGATAAACGGAATATTCTCTTCTGCCAGTATCTTGGCAAGGTCAATACCCGTTTGTTCACCCTTGAGGAGAATATCAAGTAATACCAGATCCGGTTTTTGCTGATTTTTGAGTTCAATGGCTTTAGCTACGGTAAAGGCAATGCCACTTACCCGGTAGCCTGCTTTTTCGAGAATCTGCCTTAGATCATTGGCAACCGCAAATTCGTCTTCCACGATAAGGATGGTTTGCTGGGATGGCAGTATCTGGGCTGTGGTATTAATTGGCATAATCTGCTTTATTATAAATTGGACTTAATTTCTCATCAGTAAATATTAGGGATATTCTTACCCCCTGCCTGCATTCTATGCTTAACTCACCTCCCAGTTGTGCACTAAAACCATGAATCAGCGTCATACCTAAAGAACGGCTTTGTGAAGGATCAAATGCTTTGGGAAAACCTACCCCGTCATCTTCAATCGTCAATTCATAGCTTGTATCAGTTTTTTGCAACAGATTTATAAGTAAAGTACCGGAGTTTTCTTCCGGAAAAGCATACTTGAATGCATTGGTAATCGCTTCATTGATAATTAAACCTAGGGGGACAGCCATATTTACATCCAGTTCTATTTGTCCGATAAGCAGTTTGAAATTAACCTTTCGGGAAAGAGTGTACGAATCCTGAAGGTAAGCCACTAATTCTTCAATATAGGCTCTCATCGGGATACGGGCCACTCCTTCTGCCTGATACAGTTTCTGGTGAATGAGTGCCATAGCCTGTACCCGGTTTTGGCTATCCTGGATGGCAGACAGTGCAACTTTATCTTTCAGGGAAGCTACCTGAGAATTGAGCAGGCTCATTACAATCTGTAAATTGTTTTTCACCCGGTGATGGATTTCTTTGAGCAATCGTTCTTTCTCTACTAATAATTGTTCTAATTTCCGGTTCTTCTGGCTAATCTGTTGCTGTTGCTCTTTTAAAGTGGTCTGCTGGGTTTGTAGTTCTCGGTGTTGAGTCTGTAATTCCTTTTGCCGGTCTTCTAGCAGCCTATTGCTTTGTTGTTTTAACCGGTAACGGTTAAAAATTACTCCCAGCAATAAAAGAAGCAGTATAGCCCCCCCGATTATTCCATTTCGGATGAGCATCTCTTTATTTATTTTCTCTTGTTGAAGTTGCTTTTCCTGTGTTAAGGTTTTAATGTTTTGCTCTTTGAATTTTAAATCCTGCTCTTTCTTTTCGGTTTCGTATTGTACCTGGTAGGAAATAAGCTGGTTGCTCTTGCGCTCATTGAACACTGAATCCTGCAGGTTTTTATATTGCTGATAATGAAAAATAGCCGAAGAGAGATTGTCTTGAAGGGAATCCAGCTTAAAGGCTTGCAGATGCAGATTACTCAATTGAAGAAGGTCAGGTTGCTTATTCAGCAATGTGAAGTTTTCTTTCAAGTGGAAGGATGCTTTCTGGAGCTGCCCGGTAACCAGATATAAATTCGTCAGGTTAGCATGAAATAGCATAATATCAGCATTTATATCATAGAAATTAGCCCATCCTGCTGTACCTTTTGCACCCGTAGCTTTCGCCAAGCCCTCTGTTAAATGCTTATGGGCCTGTGTATAGTCCAGTAAGCCCATATATGCTTCTCCAAGGCAGAGCTCCGCTAATGTTTCTTCCCACACTTCAGAGGGTGAATAACTTTCTAAAAAATTGTTAATGAGTATTAAACCTTCCTGCGGTCTCTTTAACGCTATCAACGACTGGCTCATTTTTCTAATATTGATTAACCGAAACTGGGACCTTCGGTTATAGGGCTCTCTTGATAGCTTGTTTAAGACAGTTCTGTGCATTTCTAAG contains:
- a CDS encoding Crp/Fnr family transcriptional regulator, which gives rise to MKSLHNYFNRYTSTLISDSEFEYILSHFIYKKLKRRQHLFLQGEIFQNMAFIVKGAMRKYFIDEKGIDHVVDLYIENWWAGDRESFVTSVPSMYNIDAWEDCELLLISRENTLKLCRECPVFNEFILKLDERNNIAAQKRITSSISLTAENRFADFVERHPYFMQRFPQHVIASYLGISKDTLSRVRKKYLNK
- a CDS encoding sigma 54-interacting transcriptional regulator; this encodes MKKMNNYRDELNVKGLLIEELPYEVVWADCNGNVVYANDKCCDVLGYSKNEITKLTISDINITVTPQSWANHWREVCEKGSVNFTATHTKKGGNFYAVQVFAQHFIYNDQELICGICNEISESSFYKNLIDNSGEIGSVGGWELNLQDGTIFATASALTIFNTENTDDLSPANVIDWFEDSDKLKSLFEQVTNNAIAFDEILETKGLASRYVRAIAKPILKGARVYKVSGIYQDVTDIKQSENDLLLYKKIIDNVQDLIYVYNIKGELLHYSESLVDKLGFSKKELDQMNMFDLDTMVTEEFYEAHFENVIKTGFHHFEWSIERKDRTQFPVDIISNHLRYKNEDYICSVVRDTTDKKNQEIRLKSALEEIKLLKDRLESENEYLQEELSKKNNYHNIIYTSDSYQKVLTQVDQVASTDTTVLITGESGTGKELLASAIHSNSKRKNRPLIKINCATLPKELIESELFGHKKGAFTGAVANKMGKFTLADGGTIFLDEIGELPLELQPKLLRVLQEGEYDELGGTKTLKVDVRIIAATNRDLKEMMRQGLFREDLYYRLNVFPIFNIPLRARKDDIPLLAQFFLEKYAAKAGKYFKGVSTRTIDCLMKYNFPGNIRELENLIERAVIVENGPTLGPGSWIPEKESIACSDEFQTFEAKQRDYIIEVLNYTNWRVSGPDGAAAILEMKDKTLFAKMKRLGIEKKISLRSLGDFSSN
- a CDS encoding sigma 54-interacting transcriptional regulator → MPINTTAQILPSQQTILIVEDEFAVANDLRQILEKAGYRVSGIAFTVAKAIELKNQQKPDLVLLDILLKGEQTGIDLAKILAEENIPFIYVSANTNSSILEEVKTTQPYGFIVKPFREKDVLVALEIAHYRHAHSIEVRVRQEQALQIALTDALSGNDPWELRLLKVARLFQHHVPFDYFIIGLERDQMVDAYRSCSFFRMGKDEYQTIRTENFLQMTGITIEKYRAIRAQMPDTTEAIFNGAAFEEACRRDPLKQLIAGTFSLQSNLVMPHKTATNGTFFLCFFSRQSTAYLKEHLHLLERLRPSLTLTVDRLMAFDQIQRLSEQLDQENKCLQEEVKTGANFEEMIGESSALVNVFKSISQVAPTDYTVLILGETGTGKELIARAVHNRSARKGKTLIKVNCAALPPQLIESELFGHEKGSFTGATEKRIGKFELAHGGTIFLDEIGELPIELQAKLLRVLQEREIERLGGKGPISLDVRIIAATNRNLQAEISAGRFRSDLYYRLNVFPVKLPPLRERNEDLMPLAMHFLKKISKKLGKSLTGISESTKQQMLNYHWPGNIRELEHLLERAAIMATSPVISLVEPLISETSSDSDLTISTPPSMQLVKPHMKAEKDNILQALNISNFRIRGKGGAAELLDVKPTTLEAKMARLGIHRNR
- a CDS encoding histidine kinase dimerization/phosphoacceptor domain -containing protein, producing the protein MKLLFTLYFILCLTLFTLRAQAQLSGAAVADSLLQVVRVSKPDSNLVKLYLQLGEYYLLKKGAFQADMDSAFSYASKAEDLSRPLAFVQGYEGSQMVLARMYLQIRKLSELHVLLEKMKPDKNKADILQRIGRYYLQKPYELTVDLDSATYYAQAAISLQLQLQDSLGYTKSLIMLAHINNERGDLPMKKRYQQKAIPLIEKLKDLTLQAWLWFVLGGSYSKSAESMPDKINMYGKALTLYRQLGNKEREAFILKEIADLHQYQGDYAQSLRELLEVLRIQKSTSLGELHYTYDLLGNVYAKMGNYELALPYALDAIRTARATADTIDLDIFYNRVGQIYLDLNQHDQALEMHRTVLNKLSREPYNRRSQFRLINIRKMSQSLIALKRPQEGLILINNFLESYSPSEVWEETLAELCLGEAYMGLLDYTQAHKHLTEGLAKATGAKGTAGWANFYDINADIMLFHANLTNLYLVTGQLQKASFHLKENFTLLNKQPDLLQLSNLHLQAFKLDSLQDNLSSAIFHYQQYKNLQDSVFNERKSNQLISYQVQYETEKKEQDLKFKEQNIKTLTQEKQLQQEKINKEMLIRNGIIGGAILLLLLLGVIFNRYRLKQQSNRLLEDRQKELQTQHRELQTQQTTLKEQQQQISQKNRKLEQLLVEKERLLKEIHHRVKNNLQIVMSLLNSQVASLKDKVALSAIQDSQNRVQAMALIHQKLYQAEGVARIPMRAYIEELVAYLQDSYTLSRKVNFKLLIGQIELDVNMAVPLGLIINEAITNAFKYAFPEENSGTLLINLLQKTDTSYELTIEDDGVGFPKAFDPSQSRSLGMTLIHGFSAQLGGELSIECRQGVRISLIFTDEKLSPIYNKADYAN